A window from Chitinophaga filiformis encodes these proteins:
- a CDS encoding Panacea domain-containing protein, whose translation MSDFNLDKEKSIAALLYIIQKVGGSLDMYSLLKILYFAESKHLVEYGRPITGDKMVAMNHGPVPSSSYDSVKFNTIDSNNFQNEDNIVTAERAPNLDCLSESDIECLDESIAENGGLNFGKLKSKSHDSAYDWAIKNCGKNSIIPYVEIAKAFGADEAMIEYIKTSSENQNCAFDGH comes from the coding sequence ATGTCTGACTTTAATCTTGATAAAGAAAAATCTATTGCTGCTCTTTTGTACATTATACAAAAAGTAGGCGGCTCTCTTGACATGTACAGTCTTTTAAAAATTCTGTATTTCGCGGAGAGCAAACATTTGGTTGAATATGGTAGGCCAATTACTGGTGACAAGATGGTGGCCATGAACCACGGTCCCGTGCCTTCTTCATCCTATGATAGTGTAAAGTTCAACACTATAGATTCAAACAACTTTCAGAACGAAGACAATATTGTCACAGCTGAACGGGCTCCTAATCTTGATTGTTTGTCAGAAAGTGACATTGAGTGTTTGGACGAATCCATCGCCGAAAACGGTGGATTAAATTTCGGTAAACTAAAAAGTAAGTCGCATGATTCTGCTTACGATTGGGCTATAAAGAACTGTGGAAAAAATTCTATCATACCCTACGTTGAAATTGCAAAAGCGTTTGGGGCAGATGAAGCAATGATTGAATACATTAAAACCAGTTCTGAAAATCAAAATTGCGCCTTTGATGGGCACTAG